From a single Nostoc edaphicum CCNP1411 genomic region:
- a CDS encoding glycosyltransferase family 2 protein produces the protein MPDTQISAIICTHNRDTYLGAAIDSLLAQDFAADFEIVVIDNGSSDRTREVVEERAHNPRLKYVFEPTIGLSVARNTGAKVASGDILAYLDDDAVACPHWLQVLYFAYYNNSKLAIAGGKVTLIWPPGIQQPRWLSPGLAANLGAYDLGDSNIYIEQPGSTPRGLNYSIRRSFLEEIGGFDPHLGRVGKNLLSNEELQMTEFALQRGWQVAYLPEALVAHNVAPERLQRSWFLNRGWWQGISECYREQLAGKAGIAQLQRGSERFIRGLYKALQYFSDPAERFDKLVYAYGQIGYLNAAIQGLLSTSNKK, from the coding sequence ATGCCAGACACCCAAATCTCTGCCATTATCTGTACTCACAATCGAGATACCTATTTAGGGGCTGCAATTGATAGTCTTTTAGCGCAAGATTTTGCTGCTGACTTTGAAATTGTGGTAATTGATAATGGATCTAGCGATCGCACTCGTGAAGTTGTAGAAGAAAGGGCCCACAATCCGCGCCTGAAATATGTTTTTGAACCCACCATTGGCTTATCTGTCGCTCGCAACACGGGTGCAAAAGTAGCCAGTGGTGATATTCTTGCTTATCTGGATGATGATGCCGTTGCCTGCCCTCACTGGTTACAAGTTTTATATTTTGCCTATTACAATAACTCTAAGCTTGCGATCGCAGGAGGTAAAGTTACTCTCATCTGGCCCCCAGGAATTCAACAACCACGGTGGCTATCTCCAGGCCTAGCTGCAAATTTGGGTGCATACGACTTGGGTGACAGTAACATCTACATCGAGCAACCTGGCTCAACACCCAGAGGCTTAAATTACTCCATCCGCCGCAGTTTCTTAGAAGAAATTGGCGGTTTTGATCCACATCTCGGTCGAGTGGGGAAAAATCTATTATCAAATGAAGAACTGCAAATGACCGAATTTGCCCTACAGCGTGGTTGGCAAGTCGCTTATCTTCCCGAAGCACTAGTCGCTCACAATGTAGCCCCAGAGCGCCTCCAACGCTCCTGGTTTTTAAACCGAGGCTGGTGGCAAGGTATCAGTGAATGTTATCGAGAACAACTCGCTGGTAAAGCTGGGATCGCTCAATTGCAGCGAGGTAGCGAACGGTTTATACGCGGCTTGTATAAGGCATTGCAATATTTCTCTGATCCCGCAGAACGGTTTGACAAACTTGTTTATGCTTATGGTCAGATTGGTTACTTAAATGCTGCTATTCAAGGTCTTTTATCTACATCAAATAAGAAATAA
- a CDS encoding glycosyltransferase family 2 protein: MSSKIPVSVLIPAKNEQVNLPACLASLSRADEIFVVDSQSTDNSIEIAKSHGVNVVQFNFNGRWPKKKNWSLDNLPFRNEWVLIVDCDERITPELWEEIDQAIQNNEYTGYYLNRRVFFLGKWIRYGGKYPDWNLRLFQHKKGRYENLNTEDIPNTGDNEVHEHVILQGKVGYLKNDMLHEDFRDLYHWLERHNRYSNWEASVYFNILTGKDDSGTIGANLFGDAVQRKRFLKKVWVHLPFKPLLRFVLFYIIQRGFLDGKAGYIYARLLSQYEYQIGVKLYELRNCGGHLNTATTPKEEAGEQGSRGAEGKLLTIDS; this comes from the coding sequence ATGTCATCTAAAATACCAGTTTCAGTACTAATTCCAGCTAAAAATGAACAAGTAAATTTGCCTGCGTGCCTTGCTAGCCTTAGCAGAGCAGATGAAATATTTGTAGTAGATTCTCAAAGTACCGACAACAGCATTGAAATTGCTAAAAGCCACGGTGTAAATGTCGTACAATTCAACTTCAATGGACGCTGGCCTAAAAAGAAAAATTGGTCTTTAGATAATCTACCTTTTCGCAACGAATGGGTACTAATTGTAGATTGCGATGAGCGCATCACCCCCGAACTTTGGGAAGAAATTGACCAAGCAATTCAAAACAATGAATATACAGGTTATTATCTGAACCGCCGTGTATTTTTCTTAGGAAAATGGATTCGCTATGGTGGTAAATATCCCGATTGGAATCTACGTTTATTTCAGCATAAAAAAGGTCGCTACGAAAATCTAAATACAGAAGATATTCCTAATACTGGTGATAATGAAGTTCACGAACACGTGATTTTGCAGGGGAAAGTTGGGTATCTCAAAAATGATATGCTTCATGAAGACTTCCGCGACCTTTACCACTGGTTAGAACGGCACAACCGTTACTCCAACTGGGAAGCCAGTGTTTATTTTAATATTCTCACAGGTAAAGATGATAGCGGTACTATCGGCGCGAATCTATTTGGTGATGCCGTACAACGCAAGCGCTTTTTGAAGAAAGTGTGGGTACACCTGCCATTTAAACCCCTTTTGCGGTTTGTTTTATTTTATATAATTCAACGTGGTTTTTTGGATGGCAAAGCAGGATATATCTATGCACGCTTGCTGAGTCAATATGAATATCAAATTGGCGTTAAACTTTACGAATTACGCAACTGTGGTGGTCACTTAAATACTGCAACTACCCCGAAGGAGGAAGCAGGGGAGCAGGGGAGCAGGGGAGCAGAAGGAAAGCTATTGACCATTGACTCCTAA
- the hpsU gene encoding hormogonium polysaccharide biosynthesis acetyltransferase HpsU has translation MTNDQPFVDLRKYDQSWFDRGRPSWYVLLWWFVQAIAFPLTPQPLNILRCALLRLFGARIGKGVLIRPTARFTYPWKVTIGNYSWVGDNVVLYSLDQIHIGEHCVISQKSYLCTGSHDLQDPAFGLKTASITIDNGAWVAADCFVGPGVQIGANAVIGARSSVFTNMPSGQVCWGSPCRPKTVRLKEVEGFTSIGDSDHS, from the coding sequence ATGACAAATGACCAACCTTTCGTAGATTTACGCAAATACGACCAATCTTGGTTTGATCGAGGGCGTCCAAGTTGGTATGTATTATTATGGTGGTTTGTACAAGCGATCGCCTTTCCCCTCACTCCTCAACCGTTAAATATTCTGCGTTGTGCTTTGCTACGATTATTTGGCGCTCGTATCGGCAAAGGCGTATTAATTCGACCCACCGCCCGCTTCACCTATCCTTGGAAAGTCACTATTGGCAACTACAGTTGGGTTGGAGATAACGTAGTTTTATACAGCCTCGATCAAATTCATATTGGTGAACACTGCGTAATTTCCCAAAAAAGTTACCTGTGTACTGGTAGTCATGATCTCCAAGACCCTGCTTTTGGGTTGAAAACAGCGAGTATCACTATTGACAATGGTGCATGGGTAGCGGCAGATTGTTTCGTTGGGCCAGGAGTGCAAATCGGGGCTAATGCTGTGATTGGCGCTCGTAGTAGTGTTTTTACTAATATGCCCTCTGGGCAAGTTTGTTGGGGAAGCCCCTGTCGTCCCAAGACGGTTCGGTTGAAGGAGGTAGAAGGTTTTACCTCGATTGGGGATTCAGATCACTCCTGA
- a CDS encoding IS630 family transposase, with translation MINQHLQAAIAELQEFIDDRPDAREVRKALAVKLVYQGYKYEEIQTILDVSLGSITSWKQAYEEDGISGLRLNHKGKKSYLTAQQREEVLSWLQTKECWELGELEYKLAFEYDVTYESKRSYYDLFDAAGISWKKTTSLNPKADEDAVAAKKKEIETLLARHRQEIEEGKLRVLLLDECHLMWGDLSGYVWGKTDQEIAVRVVNIRDKQTYYGAVDYLEGSLLLKAYNAGNSENTIDYLRYLLDQSPQSKITSFWDGASYHRSHLVQNFLGEVNQDLSQEEWKIHCVRFAPNCPSQNPIEDIWLQAKTWVRRFCALIPSFSHLKWMFEWFIRHTTFDFATLQMYGAFSEIKY, from the coding sequence ATGATAAACCAGCATCTACAAGCCGCGATCGCAGAACTACAAGAATTTATAGATGATCGCCCAGATGCGCGTGAGGTGAGGAAAGCGTTGGCAGTCAAATTGGTTTATCAAGGCTACAAGTATGAGGAAATTCAAACAATTTTAGATGTGTCACTGGGTTCGATAACAAGCTGGAAGCAAGCTTATGAGGAAGATGGAATTTCGGGACTGCGCCTGAACCACAAGGGAAAAAAAAGTTACTTAACTGCTCAACAACGAGAAGAAGTTTTAAGTTGGTTGCAAACAAAAGAATGTTGGGAACTTGGTGAACTCGAATATAAATTGGCTTTTGAATATGATGTAACTTATGAGTCAAAGCGGAGCTATTATGACTTATTTGATGCGGCAGGAATTAGTTGGAAGAAAACTACTTCTTTAAATCCAAAAGCTGACGAGGACGCTGTTGCTGCAAAAAAAAAAGAGATTGAAACACTATTGGCAAGGCATCGGCAGGAAATTGAAGAAGGAAAGTTGAGAGTATTGCTGCTTGATGAGTGTCATTTAATGTGGGGAGATTTAAGTGGGTATGTCTGGGGAAAAACTGACCAAGAAATAGCAGTGAGAGTTGTTAATATACGAGACAAACAGACATACTACGGGGCAGTTGACTATCTGGAGGGAAGCTTACTACTAAAAGCGTATAACGCAGGTAACTCAGAAAATACAATTGATTATCTACGTTATTTATTAGATCAGTCCCCCCAATCAAAGATTACTTCTTTTTGGGATGGTGCTTCTTACCATCGTTCACATCTGGTTCAAAACTTTTTAGGCGAGGTAAACCAAGATTTGTCTCAAGAGGAGTGGAAAATTCACTGCGTCCGCTTTGCTCCTAATTGCCCGTCACAAAATCCAATTGAGGATATTTGGTTACAAGCTAAAACCTGGGTGCGGCGTTTCTGTGCCTTGATTCCTTCGTTCTCACATCTCAAATGGATGTTTGAGTGGTTTATCCGGCACACTACCTTTGATTTTGCGACTCTTCAAATGTACGGAGCTTTTTCAGAAATCAAATATTAG